From one Eptesicus fuscus isolate TK198812 chromosome 21, DD_ASM_mEF_20220401, whole genome shotgun sequence genomic stretch:
- the LOC103303401 gene encoding leukocyte immunoglobulin-like receptor subfamily A member 6 isoform X1, whose protein sequence is MMSILSVLLCLGLSLDQRTGVQAGTLPKHIIWAEPGPVIPYGNLVTIWCQGTRGFKVYSLYKDKSPAPWYKPKPLEPGEKAKFSITHMTEHDAGIYHCYYHSTAGVSERSDPLELVVTGAYSKPSLSALPSPVVTSEGNVTLQCGSWEGFGRFILTKEGDHRLFWFLDSQPQASGQSQALFHVGPVTPIHRWTFSCYGCYRDRPQVCSHPTDILELLVPGESGKPSLLSQQGPIVASGQNLTLQCRSDVGYDRFALHKEVGQDLPQSLVLQPQAGLSQAHFPLGTVSSSHGGRYRCYGGYNLSSVWSAASTPLDIMVAGHLPNRPSLSVKPGPRVASGENVTLLCQSQSPRDTFLLSKEGAADPPLRLRSEHRAQQYQAEFSMSPVTSAHWGTYRCYSSHSSSPFLLSLPSESLELLVAGAGDTLSPSPSRSDPKISEWETSSDMGSHPQDYTVGNLIRMGVAGLVLVVLGVLLFEARHNQRRTHDEDRG, encoded by the exons ATGATGTCCATCCTCTCTGTTCTTCTCTGTCTCG GGCTGAGTCTGGACCAGAGGACCGGGGTGCAGGCAG GCACCCTCCCCAAACACATCATCTGggctgagccaggccctgtgATCCCTTATGGGAACCTCGTGACCATCTGGTGTCAGGGGACTCGAGGGTTTAAAGTGTACAGTCTGTATAAAGATAAAAGCCCAGCACCCTGGTACAAACCTAAGCCACTGGAGCCCGGGGAAAAGGCCAAGTTCTCCATCACACACATGACAGAGCATGATGCAGGGATATATCACTGTTACTATCACAGCACCGCTGGCGTGTCAGAGCGCAGTGACCCCCTGGAGCTGGTGGTGACAG gaGCCTACAGCAAACCgagcctctcagccctgcccagccctgtcgTGACCTCAGAAGGGAACGTGACCCTCCAGTGTGGCTCATGGGAGGGGTTTGGCAGGTTCATTCTGACTAAAGAAGGAGATCACAGGCTCTTCTGGTTCCTGGACTCACAGCCACAGGCCAGTGGGCAGTCCCAGGCCCTGTTCCATGTGGGCCCTGTGACCCCCATTCACAGGTGGACATTCAGTTGCTATGGCTGCTACAGGGACAGGCCTCAGGTGTGCTCacaccccactgacatcctgGAGCTCCTGGTCCCGG GTGAGTCTGGAaagccctccctcctgagccagCAGGGCCCCATCGTGGCCTCTGGACAGAACCTGACCCTCCAGTGTCGCTCTGATGTCGGCTATGACAGATTCGCTCTGCACAAGGAGGTGGGACAGGACCTCCCACAGAGCcttgtcctgcagccccaggctgggctctctcaGGCCCACTTCCCCCTGGGCACTGTGAGCAGCTCCCATGGGGGCCGGTACCGATGCTATGGTGGATACAACCTCTCCTCTGTGTGGTCAGCCGCCAGCACCCCCCTGGACATCatggtggcag gaCACCTGCCTAACAGACCCTCCCTCTCAGTgaagccaggccccagggtggcctCAGGGGAGAACGTGACCCTGCTGTGTCAGTCACAGAGCCCGAGGGACACATTTCTTCTGTCCAaggagggggcagctgatccCCCCCTGCGTCTGAGATCAGAGCACCGAGCTCAGCAGTACCAGGCAGAGTTCTCCATGAGCCCTGTGACCTCAGCCCACTGGGGCACCTACAGGTGCTACAGCTCACACagctcctcccccttcctgctgTCACTCCCCAGTGAGTCCCTGGAGCTCCTGGTTGCAG GAGCAGGTGACACTCTCAGCCCATCACCAAGTAGATCAGACCCCAAGATCAGTGAGTGGGAGACATCCTCAGATATGGG ttcccacccccaaGACTACACCGTGGGGAATCTCATCCGGATGGGCGTGGCTGGCTTGGTCCTGGTGGTCCTCGGGGTGCTGCTATTTGAGGCTCGACACAACCAGAGAAGAACCCATGATGAAGACAGAGGGTGA
- the LOC103303401 gene encoding leukocyte immunoglobulin-like receptor subfamily A member 6 isoform X2, translating to MMSILSVLLCLGLSLDQRTGVQAGTLPKHIIWAEPGPVIPYGNLVTIWCQGTRGFKVYSLYKDKSPAPWYKPKPLEPGEKAKFSITHMTEHDAGIYHCYYHSTAGVSERSDPLELVVTGAYSKPSLSALPSPVVTSEGNVTLQCGSWEGFGRFILTKEGDHRLFWFLDSQPQASGQSQALFHVGPVTPIHRWTFSCYGCYRDRPQVCSHPTDILELLVPGESGKPSLLSQQGPIVASGQNLTLQCRSDVGYDRFALHKEVGQDLPQSLVLQPQAGLSQAHFPLGTVSSSHGGRYRCYGGYNLSSVWSAASTPLDIMVAGHLPNRPSLSVKPGPRVASGENVTLLCQSQSPRDTFLLSKEGAADPPLRLRSEHRAQQYQAEFSMSPVTSAHWGTYRCYSSHSSSPFLLSLPSESLELLVAASHPQDYTVGNLIRMGVAGLVLVVLGVLLFEARHNQRRTHDEDRG from the exons ATGATGTCCATCCTCTCTGTTCTTCTCTGTCTCG GGCTGAGTCTGGACCAGAGGACCGGGGTGCAGGCAG GCACCCTCCCCAAACACATCATCTGggctgagccaggccctgtgATCCCTTATGGGAACCTCGTGACCATCTGGTGTCAGGGGACTCGAGGGTTTAAAGTGTACAGTCTGTATAAAGATAAAAGCCCAGCACCCTGGTACAAACCTAAGCCACTGGAGCCCGGGGAAAAGGCCAAGTTCTCCATCACACACATGACAGAGCATGATGCAGGGATATATCACTGTTACTATCACAGCACCGCTGGCGTGTCAGAGCGCAGTGACCCCCTGGAGCTGGTGGTGACAG gaGCCTACAGCAAACCgagcctctcagccctgcccagccctgtcgTGACCTCAGAAGGGAACGTGACCCTCCAGTGTGGCTCATGGGAGGGGTTTGGCAGGTTCATTCTGACTAAAGAAGGAGATCACAGGCTCTTCTGGTTCCTGGACTCACAGCCACAGGCCAGTGGGCAGTCCCAGGCCCTGTTCCATGTGGGCCCTGTGACCCCCATTCACAGGTGGACATTCAGTTGCTATGGCTGCTACAGGGACAGGCCTCAGGTGTGCTCacaccccactgacatcctgGAGCTCCTGGTCCCGG GTGAGTCTGGAaagccctccctcctgagccagCAGGGCCCCATCGTGGCCTCTGGACAGAACCTGACCCTCCAGTGTCGCTCTGATGTCGGCTATGACAGATTCGCTCTGCACAAGGAGGTGGGACAGGACCTCCCACAGAGCcttgtcctgcagccccaggctgggctctctcaGGCCCACTTCCCCCTGGGCACTGTGAGCAGCTCCCATGGGGGCCGGTACCGATGCTATGGTGGATACAACCTCTCCTCTGTGTGGTCAGCCGCCAGCACCCCCCTGGACATCatggtggcag gaCACCTGCCTAACAGACCCTCCCTCTCAGTgaagccaggccccagggtggcctCAGGGGAGAACGTGACCCTGCTGTGTCAGTCACAGAGCCCGAGGGACACATTTCTTCTGTCCAaggagggggcagctgatccCCCCCTGCGTCTGAGATCAGAGCACCGAGCTCAGCAGTACCAGGCAGAGTTCTCCATGAGCCCTGTGACCTCAGCCCACTGGGGCACCTACAGGTGCTACAGCTCACACagctcctcccccttcctgctgTCACTCCCCAGTGAGTCCCTGGAGCTCCTGGTTG ctgcttcccacccccaaGACTACACCGTGGGGAATCTCATCCGGATGGGCGTGGCTGGCTTGGTCCTGGTGGTCCTCGGGGTGCTGCTATTTGAGGCTCGACACAACCAGAGAAGAACCCATGATGAAGACAGAGGGTGA
- the LOC129147075 gene encoding LOW QUALITY PROTEIN: leukocyte immunoglobulin-like receptor subfamily A member 6 (The sequence of the model RefSeq protein was modified relative to this genomic sequence to represent the inferred CDS: inserted 1 base in 1 codon; substituted 1 base at 1 genomic stop codon) — MCKQATCPSGGTLPKPTSXAEPGSVIPYGNPVTPWGEGTLEAQTFDLYXEGKCVLWNTQTQRKSTAKGKFSITHMTGNDAGRYSCYYNSPAGWSKRSDPLELVVTGAYSKPSLSALPSPVVPSGGKVKLHCGSGQGFDRFRLTQEGDHNLSWTRDSEPHPSGRSQALFSVGPVTPIHRWRFRCYGCSRKRPQVCSHPSDPLELLAPGESGKPSLLSQQGPIVASGQSLTLQCRSDVGYDRFALHKEGGRDLPQSLVLQPQAGLSQALFPLGTVSSSHGGRYRCYGGYNLSSEWSAPSDPLDILVAGWLHDRPSLSVQPGPRVASGENVTLLCQSRRPMATFLLSKEGAADSPLHLRSDHRAQQYQAEFSMSPVTSAHGGTYRCYSSSSTSPFLLSLPSELLELLVSGPCGTPAPHPQGPCPQLMRH; from the exons atgtgCAAGCAGGCCACGTGCCCGTCGGGAG GGACCCTCCCCAAACCCACCT GGGCTGAGCCAGGCTCTGTGATCCCTTATGGGAACCCTGTGACCCCCTGGGGTGAGGGGACCCTGGAGGCCCAGACGTTTGATCTGTATTAGGAAGGAAAGTGTGTGCTTTGGAACACACAGACTCAAAGGAAGTCCACAGCCAAGGGCAAGTTCTCTATCACACACATGACAGGGAATGATGCAGGGAGATACTCCTGCTATTATAACAGCCCCGCTGGCTGGTCAAAGCGCAGTGACCCCCTGGAGCTGGTGGTGACAG gAGCCTACAGCAAacccagcctctcagccctgcccagccctgtcgTGCCCTCAGGAGGGAAAGTGAAACTCCACtgtggctcagggcagggatTTGACAGGTTCCGTCTGACTCAGGAAGGAGATCACAATCTCTCCTGGACCAGGGACTCAGAGCCACACCCCAGTGGGCGGtcccaggccctgttctctgtgggCCCAGTGACCCCCATTCACAGGTGGAGGTTCAGATGCTATGGCTGTTCCAGGAAGAGACCCCAGGTGTGCTCACAccccagtgaccccctggagCTCCTGGCCCCAG GTGAGTCTGGGaagccctccctcctgagccagCAGGGCCCCATCGTGGCCTCTGGACAGAGCCTGACCCTCCAGTGCCGCTCTGATGTCGGCTATGACAGATTCGCTCTGCACAAGGAGGGGGGACGGgacctcccccagagccttgtcctgcagccccaggctgggctctctcaGGCCCTCTTCCCCCTGGGCACTGTGAGCAGCTCCCACGGGGGCCGGTACAGATGCTACGGTGGATACAACCTCTCCTCTGAGTGGTCGGcccccagtgaccccctggacatcctggtggcag gATGGCTGCATGACAGACCCTCCCTCTCagtgcagccaggccccagggtggcctCAGGAGAGAACGTGACCCTGCTGTGTCAGTCACGGAGACCGATGGCCACTTTTCTTCTGTCCAAGGAGGGGGCAGCCGATTCCCCCTTGCATCTGAGATCAGACCACCGAGCTCAGCAGTACCAGGCAGAGTTCTCCATGAGCCCTGTGACCTCAGCCCACGGGGGCACCTACAGGTGCTACAGCTCAAGCAGCACCTCCCCCTTCCTGCTGTCACTCCCCAGTGAGCTCCTGGAGCTGCTGGTCTCAG GACCCTGTGggaccccagccccccacccacagggcccaTGTCCACAGCTCATGCGTCACTGA